A window of Polaribacter litorisediminis contains these coding sequences:
- the thrA gene encoding bifunctional aspartate kinase/homoserine dehydrogenase I, whose product MKVLKFGGSSVANSENIQKVIAIIANASKEDKVAIIVSAFGKTTDKLIAGSNSALEDITVAKEILETIKELHFSVIDALISKSKKEVIKEVTTLFDQLQSMYEGIFLLQELSNKTLAKVSSFGERLSSFIIANAAKETLNATHGESRNLIITNNNYLNAQVNFKITNKNITDFFDKNKHQVTVLGGFIASNNQETTTLGRGGSDFSAAIYAAALNVAELQIWTDVSGMYTANPSVVKQAFPINEISYEEAMELSHFGAKVLYPPTIQPALRKQIPIRIKNTFNPTSSGTLICKHPKNSSGVKGISHIEDISLITLEGGGMIGIPGFSKRLFETLSQQLINVVFITQASSEHSICVGVYENDAEKAKELLDATFSIEIDRKKIKPILVEKDLAIIAVVGESMKNHQGLSGQMFSALGRNNVNVRAIAQGSSEKNISAVINKKDAKKALNTLHEQFFEEKIKQLNLFVTGVGNVGERFLAQLHQQKKFLKENLKLNIRVIGIANSRKMVFDNSGINLNTWKERLKNGEPTSLERFYNKVKECNHRNSVFIDNTANQQVSEVYEKYLRESISVVTCNKIACASSFVNYKTLKEVSRKFNASFLFETNVGAGLPIIDTLKNLINSGDRIHKIQAVLSGSLNFVFNNYDEDTTFHDVVAQAQEEGFTEPDPKIDLSGVDVARKILILARESGYQLELEDIVNNAFLPKETLETVNNDDFYASLIKHEAHFQNIYKQADDEDCRLKYVAEFVDGKANVGLQHIPAEHPFYNLEGSDNIVLFYTDRYPENPLIIKGAGAGADVTASGIFADVIRIANQ is encoded by the coding sequence ATGAAAGTATTAAAATTTGGAGGCTCATCAGTAGCAAACTCAGAAAACATACAAAAAGTTATCGCAATTATTGCAAATGCATCAAAAGAAGATAAAGTCGCAATAATTGTTTCTGCTTTCGGAAAAACAACAGACAAACTCATAGCAGGATCTAATAGTGCTTTAGAAGATATTACCGTTGCTAAAGAAATTTTAGAAACCATAAAAGAGCTTCATTTTAGTGTAATTGATGCTTTAATTTCTAAAAGTAAAAAAGAAGTAATTAAAGAGGTTACCACTTTGTTTGATCAATTACAATCTATGTATGAAGGCATTTTCTTATTGCAAGAATTATCGAACAAAACCTTGGCAAAAGTTTCTAGTTTTGGCGAAAGACTCTCTTCTTTTATTATTGCAAATGCAGCCAAAGAGACTTTAAATGCTACTCATGGAGAAAGTAGAAATTTAATTATTACCAACAATAATTACCTAAATGCTCAGGTAAATTTTAAAATTACCAACAAAAATATAACTGATTTTTTTGATAAAAACAAACATCAGGTTACTGTTTTAGGTGGATTTATTGCTTCAAATAATCAGGAAACAACTACTTTAGGAAGAGGTGGTTCAGATTTTTCTGCAGCTATTTATGCTGCCGCATTGAATGTTGCTGAGTTACAAATCTGGACAGATGTTAGCGGCATGTATACTGCAAATCCGAGCGTTGTAAAACAAGCATTTCCAATCAATGAAATTTCGTATGAGGAAGCTATGGAGTTATCTCATTTTGGTGCAAAAGTGTTATATCCGCCAACAATTCAACCTGCATTAAGAAAACAAATTCCAATTCGGATTAAAAATACGTTTAACCCCACAAGTTCTGGAACGTTAATTTGTAAGCATCCTAAGAATAGCAGCGGTGTAAAAGGGATTTCACATATAGAAGATATTAGCTTAATTACACTAGAAGGTGGCGGAATGATTGGAATTCCTGGTTTTTCTAAACGCTTGTTTGAAACACTTTCACAACAATTGATCAACGTTGTTTTTATAACGCAAGCTTCCTCTGAACATTCAATTTGTGTAGGTGTTTATGAAAATGATGCTGAAAAAGCGAAAGAACTTTTAGATGCTACTTTTAGCATAGAAATAGACCGTAAAAAGATTAAACCGATTCTTGTTGAAAAAGACTTGGCAATTATTGCTGTGGTAGGAGAAAGCATGAAAAATCATCAAGGTTTAAGCGGACAAATGTTTAGTGCATTGGGCAGAAATAACGTAAACGTTAGAGCCATTGCCCAAGGTTCATCAGAAAAAAACATCTCTGCTGTTATTAATAAAAAGGATGCAAAAAAGGCGCTAAACACATTGCACGAACAATTTTTTGAAGAAAAAATAAAGCAATTAAACCTATTTGTAACGGGAGTAGGTAATGTTGGCGAACGCTTTTTAGCGCAATTACATCAACAGAAAAAATTCTTAAAAGAAAATTTAAAACTCAATATTAGAGTCATCGGAATTGCAAATTCTAGAAAAATGGTTTTTGACAATAGTGGCATCAACCTAAATACCTGGAAAGAACGTTTAAAAAATGGAGAGCCAACTAGTTTAGAACGTTTTTATAACAAAGTAAAAGAATGCAATCATAGAAATAGTGTTTTTATCGATAATACTGCAAATCAGCAAGTTTCTGAAGTCTATGAAAAGTATTTACGAGAAAGTATTTCTGTGGTAACTTGTAATAAAATTGCTTGTGCTTCTAGCTTTGTTAATTATAAAACGTTAAAAGAAGTTTCAAGAAAATTCAATGCTTCCTTTTTGTTTGAAACCAATGTTGGGGCAGGTTTACCAATTATAGATACGTTGAAAAATTTAATCAATTCTGGGGATAGAATCCATAAAATTCAAGCCGTTTTATCAGGTAGTTTAAACTTTGTTTTTAATAATTATGATGAAGATACTACCTTTCACGATGTAGTTGCACAAGCGCAAGAAGAAGGATTTACGGAGCCCGATCCAAAAATTGATTTAAGTGGGGTTGATGTTGCTAGAAAAATTTTAATTTTGGCTAGAGAAAGCGGATATCAACTAGAATTAGAAGATATTGTTAATAACGCTTTTTTACCCAAGGAAACATTAGAAACGGTGAACAACGATGACTTTTATGCTTCGTTAATTAAACATGAAGCTCATTTTCAAAATATTTATAAACAAGCTGATGATGAAGATTGTCGTCTAAAATATGTTGCTGAATTTGTAGACGGAAAAGCCAATGTTGGTTTGCAACATATTCCTGCCGAACATCCTTTTTATAATTTAGAAGGAAGTGATAATATTGTTTTATTTTACACGGATCGATATCCAGAAAATCCGCTGATCATAAAAGGTGCCGGTGCCGGTGCAGACGTTACTGCTTCTGGTATTTTTGCAGATGTAATAAGAATAGCTAATCAATAA
- a CDS encoding collagen-binding domain-containing protein yields the protein MNLPTKITLLLMLFFVSTVQINHANNLTDTHEFINDASQKENSVSFYEAYNANWTNIKNDKRGHLWNTAAPKTIETLTSELDDKKNYLAANGYSSKPKNKITIKSSKSFSNSEVCSPETSLRITQGTRYGISRSTLNNSGVPSFCLALGIDAPSENEIYFTTLTPDADISFENELYTKAEIRELVQRTVSLIYHPDYAPSDLPVSLFNNFYLSIQYVIWHWTNNVNVDMSASWVANDGQTYNASHIKDWVLDGTLSAANVFWMIPANNSTQPEVLWNQTSRPAPEVTEIAICSDDTYQWLANGVTYNGSDGNTTVTIEGSSSIKSQDAIVCAANQILNITVTQKQIADNITSSSTMAENQTKILEGNPSGGTWSIISGGGILNGSTYTPDDISINTEVTIRYTIAADGSCGTTTDDVTFTVNTVGIPYTPTSPADCFSVFVENNATLTSGHTNGSLAVGGDVTINGTYGVGSQDCGCFENNGNKLGLLVGGQVNYTSGVLTVSSASQYAQIGVSNGSNAWYVDPENAPTPIRITPESDYNASSYIQLMGNAAAFNASAGSNAVFAQNIIDFSLAFQELRTNSISMSENAHNVSLEDNAGNSIANTVLPSQVEVFLNKGTNYMNITGADLNSVQTFTTQNHPDSDKVLVINVDAPGVFYWDVWSQGGIADQDAPNVLYNFYNTTELHLEGSQEILGTVYAPFAEVIKTVNTTAILGQVIASSFTQDGGDIECANFTAEVKAPAPPSVAPIAAFNVNNNECLTSNTFVFNNVSNTGLISQPLDPISYTWDFGDGTSSALMNPTKKYASAGTYMVTLSAMNSFGTDTITAQVTVLPVADAIITMRTRSSGNGSVNKDFTLENPTAYTSYSWSLPGEGSVLYPNQAEVNFAFSEAGMYTLTLTGINSNGCSVATTFPFVIESSEVSSGNGGGVESESLGDAISKIYVSRKKNSVPTEFVKSSENVYNKKKMKSLQPYQGKGQTMLDMFPSELVAGNVANITSPTDILDYTVADEVLSVDFSLDGKTKGVVLGIKTSDKIYNHTKASCDRLRGAEILNIQTVQLEGYNFLMQGIKQRNGLVEYAISFATAKNNNDNRYTLQTNWYVNAYTKFNDVYNFQVWSTNPEDTKKLVSDILANLKTFIPINQTEIQKVPETYAAKISRDKADLVILLRSTKTGLNTEISMEELYSETANNVKYRYNPVNTALEQVLKIDIKDGYEYDALVKVNGEIEDAFYHADGNWGLDYDKQYTEVKNYFVSNNFNREYQDDEHPINRNIEITATSEYDYLTVYKSLLPGTLSADYSEYNYVAFTAKGSGLMELGLIKSSIEDWKSQYRVMVDFSEEEQTYYVPFDVFTSSASQENMTAEDLTTLTFTFLPVEAQTKELDLTISDVRFTKTAVESQTVQKIEKFENEFMAYPNPSKGNVNLLLFSETDTEAAVTLSDITGKVIYRGKAQLTAGKNELEFDFKVKTGVMLLQVNSAEVNYGTSKIIFK from the coding sequence ATGAATCTCCCTACAAAAATCACCTTACTATTGATGTTATTTTTCGTGTCAACCGTTCAGATTAATCACGCAAATAATTTAACAGATACCCATGAGTTTATAAATGATGCTTCTCAAAAAGAAAATTCAGTTTCTTTTTATGAAGCCTATAATGCTAATTGGACAAATATAAAAAATGACAAAAGAGGTCATTTATGGAATACGGCAGCGCCTAAGACTATAGAAACTTTGACATCTGAATTGGACGATAAAAAGAATTACCTAGCAGCTAATGGTTATAGCTCAAAACCAAAAAATAAAATTACGATAAAAAGTAGTAAATCGTTTAGTAATTCAGAGGTATGTTCACCTGAAACGTCTCTAAGAATAACGCAAGGTACTAGATATGGTATTTCAAGATCTACATTAAATAATAGTGGTGTTCCATCATTTTGTTTAGCCTTAGGTATCGATGCCCCAAGTGAAAATGAAATTTACTTCACAACATTAACGCCTGATGCAGATATTAGTTTTGAGAATGAGCTCTATACAAAAGCTGAAATAAGAGAACTTGTGCAACGCACAGTATCTTTAATTTATCATCCAGATTATGCGCCATCAGATCTTCCTGTATCTCTTTTTAATAATTTTTATCTATCAATTCAATATGTTATTTGGCACTGGACAAATAATGTAAATGTAGATATGAGTGCTTCTTGGGTAGCTAATGATGGGCAAACGTATAATGCTTCTCATATTAAGGATTGGGTTCTTGATGGGACTTTAAGTGCAGCGAATGTATTTTGGATGATACCGGCTAATAATAGCACGCAGCCAGAAGTTTTATGGAATCAAACTTCACGTCCAGCGCCTGAAGTAACAGAGATAGCAATTTGTTCAGATGACACCTATCAGTGGTTGGCAAATGGTGTTACTTATAATGGCTCAGACGGAAATACAACAGTAACCATAGAAGGAAGTTCATCGATAAAATCTCAGGATGCAATTGTTTGTGCTGCGAATCAAATCCTGAACATAACAGTTACACAAAAGCAAATTGCAGACAATATAACATCTTCATCTACAATGGCAGAAAATCAGACAAAAATATTAGAAGGGAATCCTTCTGGAGGAACTTGGTCTATCATTTCTGGTGGCGGAATACTTAACGGTTCTACGTACACACCAGATGATATTAGCATCAATACAGAAGTTACTATTAGGTATACCATTGCTGCCGACGGAAGTTGTGGAACAACAACAGATGATGTTACTTTTACGGTAAATACTGTAGGAATTCCATATACTCCAACATCACCAGCAGACTGTTTTAGTGTTTTTGTAGAGAACAATGCAACTTTAACAAGTGGTCATACCAACGGAAGTTTAGCAGTCGGTGGCGATGTTACGATTAACGGTACGTATGGAGTAGGGTCGCAAGATTGTGGCTGTTTTGAGAACAACGGAAACAAGCTTGGTTTACTCGTGGGTGGTCAGGTAAATTATACTTCGGGTGTTTTAACTGTAAGTAGCGCTAGCCAGTATGCTCAAATTGGTGTTAGTAATGGATCAAATGCATGGTATGTAGATCCAGAAAATGCGCCCACACCCATAAGAATAACACCAGAATCTGATTATAATGCAAGTTCTTATATTCAATTAATGGGGAACGCAGCAGCATTTAATGCCTCGGCAGGAAGCAATGCTGTTTTTGCGCAAAATATCATTGATTTTTCTTTAGCATTTCAAGAATTGAGAACGAACTCCATTAGTATGTCAGAAAATGCACACAATGTTTCTTTAGAAGATAATGCGGGTAATTCAATAGCAAATACCGTATTACCGAGCCAAGTAGAGGTTTTTCTGAACAAGGGAACGAATTACATGAATATAACAGGAGCAGATTTAAATAGTGTTCAGACGTTTACAACACAAAATCACCCAGATTCAGATAAGGTTTTAGTGATTAATGTAGATGCACCAGGAGTATTTTATTGGGATGTTTGGTCTCAAGGAGGTATTGCAGATCAAGATGCACCGAATGTGCTTTATAACTTTTATAATACAACTGAATTGCATTTAGAAGGAAGTCAAGAAATTTTGGGAACTGTATATGCACCCTTTGCAGAGGTTATAAAAACGGTGAATACAACAGCTATTTTAGGACAAGTAATTGCATCCTCATTTACGCAAGATGGAGGAGATATTGAATGTGCCAATTTTACAGCCGAAGTAAAAGCACCCGCGCCACCATCAGTTGCGCCTATAGCAGCCTTTAATGTAAATAATAATGAGTGTTTAACAAGTAATACTTTTGTCTTTAATAATGTATCCAACACAGGATTAATATCTCAGCCATTAGATCCAATTTCATATACTTGGGATTTTGGAGACGGAACGAGTAGCGCATTAATGAATCCAACAAAAAAGTATGCATCAGCAGGAACATATATGGTTACTTTGTCTGCTATGAATAGTTTTGGAACAGATACCATAACAGCACAAGTTACTGTTTTACCAGTAGCAGATGCGATAATTACAATGCGCACTAGAAGTTCAGGAAATGGTTCTGTAAACAAAGACTTTACTTTAGAAAACCCAACAGCTTATACAAGCTATTCTTGGTCTTTACCAGGAGAAGGTTCAGTATTATACCCAAATCAAGCAGAAGTAAATTTTGCTTTTTCAGAAGCAGGGATGTATACGCTTACCTTAACAGGAATCAATTCAAACGGATGTTCAGTAGCAACAACGTTTCCTTTTGTGATAGAATCTAGCGAAGTATCTAGTGGAAATGGCGGAGGGGTAGAAAGTGAATCTTTAGGAGACGCAATTTCAAAAATATACGTATCAAGAAAAAAGAATTCAGTGCCAACAGAATTTGTAAAGTCTAGTGAAAACGTTTACAACAAAAAGAAGATGAAGTCTTTACAGCCTTATCAAGGAAAAGGACAAACGATGTTAGACATGTTTCCTTCAGAATTGGTAGCCGGAAATGTAGCCAACATCACTTCTCCAACGGATATTTTAGATTACACTGTAGCCGATGAAGTATTGTCTGTAGATTTTTCTTTAGACGGCAAAACAAAAGGAGTTGTGTTAGGAATTAAAACTTCGGATAAGATTTACAATCATACCAAAGCATCTTGTGACCGATTAAGAGGCGCAGAGATTTTAAATATCCAAACAGTGCAATTAGAAGGCTATAATTTCTTAATGCAAGGAATTAAACAAAGAAACGGATTGGTAGAGTATGCGATTTCTTTTGCAACGGCAAAGAACAATAATGATAATAGGTATACTCTTCAGACAAACTGGTATGTAAATGCATATACCAAATTTAATGATGTGTATAACTTTCAAGTATGGTCTACAAACCCAGAGGATACTAAAAAGTTAGTAAGCGATATTTTAGCAAATTTAAAAACGTTTATTCCTATAAATCAAACAGAAATTCAAAAAGTTCCAGAAACGTATGCAGCAAAAATTTCAAGAGACAAAGCAGATTTAGTGATTCTATTAAGAAGTACCAAAACGGGTTTAAATACCGAGATTTCTATGGAAGAATTATATTCAGAAACTGCCAATAATGTAAAATACAGATACAATCCTGTAAACACAGCGCTAGAGCAAGTTTTAAAAATTGACATCAAAGATGGATATGAATATGATGCGCTCGTAAAAGTAAATGGTGAAATAGAAGATGCCTTCTACCATGCTGATGGTAATTGGGGCTTAGACTATGATAAGCAATACACTGAGGTAAAAAATTATTTTGTATCAAATAATTTTAATAGAGAATACCAAGACGATGAACACCCAATCAACAGAAATATAGAAATTACGGCAACGAGTGAGTATGATTACCTAACGGTTTACAAATCGTTATTACCAGGTACTTTATCGGCAGATTACTCTGAATACAACTATGTAGCTTTTACAGCAAAAGGATCTGGATTGATGGAGTTAGGCTTGATCAAATCCTCCATTGAAGATTGGAAATCACAATACAGAGTGATGGTAGATTTCTCAGAAGAAGAGCAAACCTATTATGTTCCTTTTGATGTGTTTACTTCAAGCGCTAGCCAAGAGAACATGACAGCAGAAGATTTAACGACGTTAACTTTTACATTCTTACCCGTAGAGGCACAAACGAAAGAATTAGATTTAACAATTTCTGATGTACGATTTACCAAGACGGCAGTAGAGAGTCAGACGGTTCAGAAAATCGAGAAGTTTGAAAATGAGTTTATGGCATATCCAAATCCAAGTAAAGGCAATGTAAACTTATTATTATTCAGTGAAACTGATACAGAAGCTGCAGTAACCTTATCAGACATCACAGGAAAAGTAATTTATAGAGGCAAAGCACAATTAACAGCTGGTAAAAACGAATTAGAGTTTGATTTTAAAGTAAAAACGGGCGTCATGTTATTACAAGTAAATAGTGCAGAAGTGAATTACGGAACTTCTAAAATTATTTTTAAATAA
- the thrC gene encoding threonine synthase: MNYYSLHHKSPKTTFKNAVVQGLAKDRGIYFPENITPLSKDFIENISDYSNHEIAFEAIKQFLGDEIPEDILKEIIAETVSFDFPVVKVDDNIATLELFHGPTMAFKDVGAKFMAKCLEYFNRDHEEEITVLVATSGDTGGAVANGFLGAKGIKVVILYPSGKVSDVQEKQLTTLGQNITALEVDGVFDDCQEMVKTAFLDEEITKTLTSANSINVARWLPQMFYFFFAYKELKKQNKELVFSVPSGNFGNICAGIMAQKLGLPIKHFIASTNINDTIPNYLIDGVYKPKPSKATISNAMDVGNPSNFIRIQELFNNDLETLKKTFSSFSFTDDETRAAMKEIYKNSGYVADPHGAVGYLGLKKYGLQENEFGVFLETAHPVKFLDVVESTLPVKVAIPEQIQKVMNHKKVAIKASSYEDLKAFLTS, translated from the coding sequence ATGAACTACTACAGTTTACATCACAAATCACCAAAAACAACTTTTAAAAATGCCGTTGTACAAGGTTTGGCAAAAGATAGAGGCATCTATTTTCCAGAAAATATTACGCCACTTTCAAAAGATTTTATTGAAAATATTTCTGATTATTCAAATCACGAAATTGCATTTGAAGCCATTAAACAATTTTTAGGTGATGAAATTCCGGAGGATATCCTAAAAGAAATTATAGCCGAAACTGTTTCTTTTGATTTTCCTGTGGTTAAGGTTGATGACAATATTGCCACATTAGAATTATTTCATGGTCCTACCATGGCGTTTAAAGATGTTGGTGCTAAATTTATGGCAAAATGTTTAGAATATTTTAATCGTGATCATGAAGAAGAAATTACGGTTTTAGTTGCAACTTCTGGCGATACTGGTGGCGCTGTTGCCAACGGATTTTTAGGTGCTAAAGGTATAAAAGTAGTGATTCTTTATCCTTCAGGAAAAGTAAGTGATGTTCAAGAAAAACAATTAACAACTTTAGGTCAGAACATTACTGCCCTAGAAGTAGATGGTGTTTTTGACGATTGCCAAGAAATGGTAAAAACTGCTTTTTTAGATGAAGAAATCACAAAAACATTAACCTCTGCAAACTCTATAAATGTGGCGCGTTGGTTACCACAAATGTTCTATTTTTTCTTTGCCTATAAAGAATTAAAAAAACAAAATAAGGAATTGGTTTTTTCTGTACCTAGTGGAAATTTCGGCAATATTTGCGCCGGAATTATGGCGCAAAAACTAGGGTTACCCATCAAACATTTTATCGCTTCTACGAATATAAATGATACGATACCCAATTATTTAATAGATGGAGTTTACAAACCAAAACCATCTAAAGCTACTATTTCTAATGCCATGGACGTTGGGAATCCAAGTAATTTTATCAGAATTCAAGAATTGTTTAACAATGATTTAGAAACACTTAAAAAAACCTTTTCTTCGTTCTCTTTTACAGATGATGAAACTCGTGCTGCCATGAAAGAAATTTATAAAAATTCTGGTTATGTTGCAGATCCTCATGGAGCCGTTGGTTATTTAGGCTTGAAAAAGTATGGTTTACAAGAAAACGAATTTGGTGTTTTTTTAGAAACTGCGCATCCTGTAAAATTTTTAGATGTTGTTGAAAGTACCTTGCCTGTAAAAGTAGCGATTCCTGAACAAATTCAGAAAGTAATGAACCATAAAAAAGTAGCAATCAAAGCCTCTTCTTATGAGGATTTAAAAGCATTCTTGACTTCATAA
- a CDS encoding homoserine kinase, which translates to MNYLKIFSPATVANVSCGFDSLGFAVDAVGDEMTFTKTVQKGVKITNITGANLTYNVNENAASAVVQKILKEANANFGIELTIHKGFSPGSGLGSSAASAAGAAFGVNQFLENQFSELELTKFAMFGEEIACGSAIADNVAAAIYGGFILVRSYEPLEIIKLPVPDALRVVAIHPQIEVKTKDAREVLPEKIALKDAVTQWANVGGLISGLYTNNYHLISNSLVDIIVEPYRKKLIPFFDTVKSSAISAGALGAGISGSGPTIFALCKGDEIANEVYKSIKESYKNTGIKFEMFISKINPNGIKIV; encoded by the coding sequence ATGAATTATTTAAAAATATTTTCTCCAGCCACAGTAGCCAATGTTTCTTGCGGATTTGACTCTTTAGGCTTTGCTGTAGACGCTGTTGGGGATGAAATGACCTTTACCAAAACTGTTCAGAAAGGCGTTAAAATAACCAATATTACGGGCGCTAATTTAACCTACAATGTTAACGAAAACGCTGCCAGTGCCGTAGTTCAAAAAATATTAAAGGAAGCCAATGCTAATTTCGGAATTGAATTAACCATTCACAAAGGATTTTCTCCAGGAAGCGGATTAGGAAGTTCTGCTGCCAGTGCTGCCGGTGCTGCATTTGGTGTCAATCAGTTCTTAGAAAACCAATTTTCTGAACTAGAACTTACAAAATTTGCCATGTTTGGTGAAGAAATTGCCTGTGGTTCTGCAATCGCAGATAATGTAGCTGCCGCGATCTACGGAGGTTTTATTTTAGTAAGAAGTTACGAACCTTTAGAAATTATAAAATTACCTGTTCCGGATGCTTTAAGAGTAGTGGCAATTCATCCACAAATAGAAGTAAAAACAAAAGATGCTCGAGAAGTTTTACCAGAAAAAATTGCATTAAAAGATGCCGTTACCCAATGGGCAAATGTGGGTGGTTTAATAAGTGGTTTATACACAAATAACTACCATTTAATAAGTAATTCTTTAGTGGATATTATTGTAGAACCCTATCGTAAAAAGTTAATTCCTTTTTTTGATACTGTAAAATCTAGCGCTATTAGTGCAGGCGCATTAGGCGCAGGAATTAGCGGATCTGGTCCAACAATTTTTGCCCTTTGTAAAGGCGATGAAATTGCTAACGAGGTTTACAAATCCATTAAAGAAAGTTATAAAAATACAGGAATTAAATTTGAGATGTTTATTTCGAAAATAAATCCAAACGGAATAAAAATAGTATAA
- a CDS encoding 2-isopropylmalate synthase, which produces MQDNKVQIFDTTLRDGEQVPGCKLDTKQKLVIAERLDFLGVNVIEAGFPVSSPGDFTSVSEIAKIVKNATVCGLTRAVENDIKVAAEALKYAKYPRIHTGIGTSDSHIKFKFNSTREKVIERAVHAVSYSKSFVEDVEFYAEDAGRTDNDFLARVCEEVIKAGATVLNIPDTTGYCLPEEYGAKMKYLRENVKGIENVILSCHCHNDLGMATANSISGVINGARQIECTINGIGERAGNTALEEVVMILKQHPYLNLETSINTKLLYDTSIMVRESMGMPVQPNKAIVGANAFAHSSGIHQDGVIKNRETYEIMNPEDVGVTESAIVLTARSGRAALAYRAKKIGYELTKIQLDAAYELFLETADKQKEVRDEDIHVIMDKVNKISKIIVA; this is translated from the coding sequence ATGCAAGATAACAAGGTACAAATTTTTGATACAACTTTAAGAGATGGTGAGCAGGTTCCTGGTTGTAAATTAGACACAAAGCAGAAATTGGTAATTGCAGAAAGGTTAGATTTCTTAGGCGTAAATGTAATTGAAGCCGGTTTTCCTGTTTCTAGTCCAGGAGATTTTACTTCGGTATCAGAAATTGCAAAAATAGTTAAAAATGCAACAGTTTGCGGTTTAACAAGAGCCGTTGAAAATGATATTAAAGTGGCTGCAGAGGCTTTAAAATATGCAAAATATCCAAGAATTCATACCGGAATAGGAACAAGCGATTCTCATATTAAATTTAAATTTAATTCAACGCGAGAAAAAGTCATCGAGAGAGCTGTTCATGCAGTTTCATATTCAAAGTCTTTTGTAGAAGATGTTGAATTTTATGCAGAGGATGCGGGTAGAACGGACAATGATTTTTTAGCTCGAGTTTGTGAAGAAGTAATAAAGGCAGGCGCTACGGTTTTAAACATTCCAGATACAACGGGTTATTGTTTGCCAGAAGAATATGGTGCAAAAATGAAATATTTACGTGAAAATGTAAAAGGCATTGAAAATGTAATCTTATCCTGTCATTGCCATAACGATTTAGGTATGGCAACTGCAAATTCTATTTCTGGTGTCATTAATGGTGCACGCCAAATAGAATGTACTATCAATGGAATCGGCGAACGCGCAGGAAATACAGCTTTAGAAGAAGTTGTCATGATTTTAAAACAACATCCTTATTTAAATTTAGAAACCAGTATCAATACAAAATTATTATACGATACCAGTATAATGGTTCGTGAAAGTATGGGAATGCCTGTGCAGCCTAACAAAGCAATTGTAGGTGCAAATGCATTTGCACACAGTTCTGGAATTCACCAAGACGGTGTCATTAAAAACAGAGAAACCTACGAAATTATGAATCCTGAAGATGTGGGGGTTACAGAAAGTGCTATTGTTTTAACAGCAAGAAGCGGTAGAGCAGCATTAGCATACAGAGCCAAAAAGATAGGATACGAATTAACTAAAATTCAATTAGATGCTGCTTACGAACTCTTTTTAGAAACTGCCGATAAACAAAAAGAAGTAAGAGATGAAGACATCCATGTAATTATGGACAAGGTAAATAAAATTTCTAAAATAATAGTGGCTTAA